GGACCTGCCGTCGGGGGACCAATCCAGTGGCCAGACCGGTCCCAAAATTCGGGGCTCGGATCCGTCAATTCCGATGATCCTCAGCTCAAGACCGGCGTCTTTGGTCATCCAAGCATAAGCGATCTTTTTTCCGTCAGGAGACCACGTCGTATCCAGGGCCATTTCGGAAGTCGACCAGTTCCCCTTGCTGGTCAGCCGCCGCATCCGCCCGCTCGCAGCTTCCCAAAGGGCCAGATCGCCTGAATCGGGGTCCATCATGGAAAGGTATCGGCCATCCCGAGAAGGCGATTCGGAGCCGGCCCGACCGGAACCCGGACCTGACCAGACTCTCCGAATCGTCATCTCCGCGCCGGCCGTCCGGCTGGACGTTCCGGCCAATACGGCCAGCCGGGACCGCGCGGCCTGGGCCTGTTCGGACTGGTCCGCATATTGCCGCACGAGCTGCTCATACGCGCTGCGCGCTTCCCGTGTGTCCGTATCGCCGAGCTTCTCATAACACTGGCCCATCCGCAGCAGGGCGGTCGCAACCGTGGCCCGCCCGGTGCCGGGCTGAGCGGCGATCTTCCTGTACAGCTCGATGGCGCCTTTCAGATCGCCCTCCACGACCTCTTTGTTGATCGCGGATTGGAGCTGCAGATTGTTGCGGTCGCTTTGCGGACCGCCCAGCAACAGTGTCGCACCCATCATCATGGCCAACAAAAGCTTGTTCATCTTCCACCTCCGCGAATAGTGTACGCGGCGCTGATCAGAGTCGAATCGGAGATCGATCTGATTTCGGTCTGAGTTTGCGCGGTCAACCGTCGAAGCGGTATCCTTGGCCGCGCACGCTCACGATGTAGCGGGACACATTGGGAACCGGTTCGATCTTCCGCCTCAGGTTCATGATGTGATTGTCGATGACCCGATCGGTGGGGCTGCTGTCGGGCCTCCAGACCTCGTCCAACAGCCGTTCCCGGGTCAGGAGGCGGCCGCGCCGGCGGATGAACGTCGCGAGTAGCTTGAACTCCAGCGGGGTCATGTCCAGGGCCGCGCCCGCGCGGCGCACTTCGGCGCGCGTGAGGTCCACCTCCACATCGCCGAACCGGTAGACCTCCGGGGCCTCCTCGGAGGCGCGGCGGAGGATCGCTTTGACCCGGGCCCGCAGCTCGAGCGGGCTGAACGGCTTGGTCACATAGTCATCCGCGCCCAGCTCCAGCCCGAGAACCTTCTCGGCCTCCTGGGCCTTTGCGGTGAGCATGATGATCGGAGTGCGGATCCCCGCGTGCCGCAGCTCCCGGCAAACCGCCAGCCCGTCCTTGCGCGGGAGCATCAGGTCGAGAAGGATCAGATCGAAGGCCTCCCGGCCGGCGCGCCGCAAGGCGGTTTCCCCATCCCCGGCTACCTCCACGGCATAGCCCTCAAGCTTGAGGTCGTTCTTAAGCCCCAGGGCGATGGCGGGCTCGTCTTCGACGACGAGAATCTTGGCCATGGCTCACTCCCCTTCGGGCAACCGGACCGTGAAGGTGCTCCCCTGGCCGGGCCGGCTGTCCAC
This portion of the Candidatus Aminicenantes bacterium genome encodes:
- a CDS encoding response regulator transcription factor, whose protein sequence is MAKILVVEDEPAIALGLKNDLKLEGYAVEVAGDGETALRRAGREAFDLILLDLMLPRKDGLAVCRELRHAGIRTPIIMLTAKAQEAEKVLGLELGADDYVTKPFSPLELRARVKAILRRASEEAPEVYRFGDVEVDLTRAEVRRAGAALDMTPLEFKLLATFIRRRGRLLTRERLLDEVWRPDSSPTDRVIDNHIMNLRRKIEPVPNVSRYIVSVRGQGYRFDG